The following is a genomic window from Desulfuromonas acetoxidans DSM 684.
TGTCGCCGCTGAACCGGAAACAGTTGCTGAAGAATCAGTCGAGCAGGTCAAACCAATGCCCTCTTCCGACTGCTCTGTCGCAGAGTTCAAACAATCTGAAGTGGAAAAGCCGACAGCAGAGCAACCGACCACATCGATTGTCTCCGTGGAGCTACAATGTACGTTCGGCCCGGTTCTCTTTGACCACCGTAGTCATGTAGAGATGATGAGCTGTGACACCTGTCACACCAGCAACCCACCAGGAAAAATCGCCAAAAGCAAAAAAGAGTTTCACGCCACCTGCCGCGGCTGTCATGCCGACAATGGTGCCGGACCAACCAAATGTCGTGAGTGTCACAACCGCGAATAGATCAACACGCCATAGTCAAAACGCCGGCAGAGTCATTCTGCCGGCGTTTTAGTGCCATCTGTTCCACGTCAAATCCGTTTTCCCTGATGCAACGATGTTCGTTTACGTGCTTTCCCTTTTCGAACGGAACGCCCCTTCCCCGCATTGGAACCCCTGAAAATCTTGATGATCTTTTCCCAAAAATACGCCAGAATAAACAGCGCGATAAAAGGAAGGTATTGATACCAGGCCAGGGGAGTCAAAACCGACACAAAAAAAATCACAACGATCAGGGCGATCGCGCCCACGATGGAATACACTGCCATTTTGTTCACCTCGTTTTCATTACATAACACATGAGGCCAAGCCTCAGGACCCAGCGCACCACGCAGGAGACCCATGCTCAACCTTAACCGCACCGAACAACAATATATCGAACGTGCCCAACACATCAACCTTCATGATATCGATTACGACTCATTGCTCAAACATCGTTCGCATCATACCTATTCAGCACTTGGCATTGGGGCCTGTTTTTTTATGGTTGGTATTCTGTTGTTTGTTGCTGAAATTCTGCCGGATGTTCCCAGTATCGGTTCCATTCCCGTAACCATGATTCTGCTCACCGGTCTGATGGTTATCTTTTACGCCTTACGTTATCAAAGAGAAATTGAAACCCGCGTCACCTACGATATTCTACAGCGAATTCAGGCCATTGAGGGACACGATGGCTTTCTGTGGCGCATGAACACCATCATCAATGCCTATTGTCAGGAACAGTACGGCGGGCTGCCGGAGAGCATTCAGCAATTGCAAATTTCCTCTCAAGCGGGCGGGATTGAGATGAGTGAAATCCGTCTGTACAAGGATGTTCTCAAAAACACGATTGTCTGGTACCGAAACAATATGCCGGAAGAGTAATCCTTTTTTTGAACTTCGCCACTTTTAATTGCTCCAGCGAAGACCCTCCTTAAATCGTCTGATCCCACGTAATGCGGGCTTGCACCCCAGCAGGTCGCGATTGAAGGGAAAAGTCAAGAAAGTGTAGCGCTATAAGGTCTTGCGGAACTTGACTGCAGCAATCGTCAAAAAGCCCACGGCGTGAACCATCTCCCACATGATCTGTTGCCACAAATCCACCAGCCCGGCTCCTTTGATCACCACGCCGGTAATCGCTTCAAACCCCCAACGCATCGGATTGAGATGGGTCAGATACTGGACGGCCTGTGGCATGTTGTTGACCGGAAAAAGATAACCACTGAGCAAAGCACAAGGCATCATGATGAAGAACGCTGTCAACAGCGCCTGCTGCTGGGTATGGGAGATGGTACTGATCAATAAGGCCAGCCCCAGGTAGGAGAGGATATTCAGGCCGACGACAAAGATCAGCACAACCACACTCCCTTTGACGGTGATGCCGAACACCACCCGCGCCAGCACAAACATCATGGTCGTGGTTAGATAGCCGGTCAGAAAAAACGGCAGGGTCTTGCCGATAATGAACTCAAAACGGCCAATGGGCGTAACCATCACCTGCTCAATGGTACCAATCTCTTTTTCACGGACAATGGCAATACTGGTCAGCAAGGTGCTGGTCACAAGAATCATCAGCGTGATCAGCCCCGGCACATAAAAGTTGCGGCTGTCGAGATTGACGTTGAACAGATTGCGCGGCACCAATTCAACAGCGGGCTCAATATGGGCGGTTAGAGCGCGATTGTAGCGCTGCAGCACGCTGCTGGCGTAGTTAAACATAATACCGGAGTCGTTGCTCATGGTGCCGTCGGCGATCAACTGGACGGCCACCGTTTTTCCCGATTCCAGATCGCGAGCGGTTCCGGCGGCAAACATCAGAATGCCCCGCACATCACCACGGTCCAACAACTGGCGAGCCTGGGCCAATGAATCCACCATGCCATACACCTTAAAATAGCCGGAGGCGATAAAATCATCGGTGATCTCGCGGGTGACCACGGACCGGTCGTCATCGACAATGACCAGATCGATGTTTTTAACATCCAGAGTCAGGGCAAAGGAGAACACCAGCAGTTGCACCAAGGGGAAGCCGAACACAATAATGCGCATTTTCGGATCACGCAGCATCTGCTTGAGCTCTTTGACCAGCATGGCTTTGAGTTTGAGAATCATGTCAGTTCAACCTCAGTTTCAGCGCCCGATTGGCAATAAACACCATCACGGCGGCATACAGGGTCAACAGCATAAAATTGCTCACCATCATCTCCAGCCCCACCCCTTTGAGATAAATACTGCGCAGCATGGCAATAAAGTAACGAGCTGGAAAAATATGGCTCAAAATGCGGATCGGCAGCGGCATATTGGCGATCGTGAAAACAAAACCACTCAGTACCAGCGTTGGTAAAAAGCCGGTAATCAGAGCGATTTGATTGGCGACCACCTGTTTTTTCAGCACAATGCTCAACACCAGTCCGTAAAACAGCACGCCGACGAGGAACACCGACGCCACCAGTAACACCAGCGCCGGTTCGCCACGCAACGGCACATCAAACAGCCATTGACCGAGACCGGCGGCGATCAGCACATCGACG
Proteins encoded in this region:
- a CDS encoding cytochrome c3 family protein, which gives rise to MVRWMIIMTVLLLSMTACSSDEAPTQHAASLSKAIQEAPQPVEEPQVVAAEPETVAEESVEQVKPMPSSDCSVAEFKQSEVEKPTAEQPTTSIVSVELQCTFGPVLFDHRSHVEMMSCDTCHTSNPPGKIAKSKKEFHATCRGCHADNGAGPTKCRECHNRE
- a CDS encoding ABC transporter permease, with protein sequence MILKLKAMLVKELKQMLRDPKMRIIVFGFPLVQLLVFSFALTLDVKNIDLVIVDDDRSVVTREITDDFIASGYFKVYGMVDSLAQARQLLDRGDVRGILMFAAGTARDLESGKTVAVQLIADGTMSNDSGIMFNYASSVLQRYNRALTAHIEPAVELVPRNLFNVNLDSRNFYVPGLITLMILVTSTLLTSIAIVREKEIGTIEQVMVTPIGRFEFIIGKTLPFFLTGYLTTTMMFVLARVVFGITVKGSVVVLIFVVGLNILSYLGLALLISTISHTQQQALLTAFFIMMPCALLSGYLFPVNNMPQAVQYLTHLNPMRWGFEAITGVVIKGAGLVDLWQQIMWEMVHAVGFLTIAAVKFRKTL